A genomic region of Gemmata massiliana contains the following coding sequences:
- the glpK gene encoding glycerol kinase GlpK yields the protein MSSPVILAIDQGTTSSRAVVYDAKTFDVLGTAQQEIEQHYPHDGWVEHEPEDIWYSVARTVREALARSGRDAKSVAAIGITNQRETAVAWDRATGRPVHRAIVWQDRRTTDFCRERAADQPMLTAKTGLVLDPYFSGTKLRWLLDRAPLLKVVADRGELAFGTVDSFLIWRLTGGTVHATDATNASRTLLFNIHTMQWDDELLRYFGVPRAALPDVKPSVAEYGITKGLDFLPDGVPIRGVAGDQQAALFGQGCFTPGEAKCTYGTGAFYLLHTGETAVQSKHKLLTTVAAMTDARPKYALEGAVFIAGAAVQWLRDGLHLFKSSAEVEQLAKESNPAEPVLFVPGFVGLGAPHWVPEARGVIFGLTRATTAADLGRAALEGVAFQVADLIDAAEKGTGEGGLLRVDGGMARNDWFLQFQADALGRPVARAAQSESTALGAAFLAAIGAGHADESSLGALVSAATRFEPKLPAPDRAKKLREWRRAVRAVIGFYSAE from the coding sequence ATGTCCTCTCCCGTTATTCTCGCGATCGATCAGGGTACCACCAGTTCGCGCGCCGTGGTGTACGACGCAAAAACGTTCGACGTACTCGGCACCGCGCAGCAGGAAATCGAACAGCACTACCCGCACGACGGCTGGGTGGAGCACGAGCCGGAAGACATCTGGTACTCGGTCGCGCGCACGGTGCGCGAGGCGCTCGCGCGGTCGGGGCGTGACGCCAAATCCGTGGCCGCGATCGGGATCACCAACCAGCGCGAAACGGCGGTCGCGTGGGACCGGGCCACCGGACGCCCGGTTCACCGCGCGATCGTGTGGCAGGACCGCCGCACCACCGACTTCTGCCGCGAGCGCGCGGCCGACCAGCCGATGCTGACCGCGAAGACCGGGCTGGTGCTCGACCCGTACTTTTCGGGCACGAAGCTCCGGTGGCTCCTCGACCGCGCGCCGCTACTGAAAGTCGTTGCGGACCGCGGGGAACTGGCGTTCGGCACGGTCGATTCGTTCCTCATCTGGCGGCTTACGGGTGGCACGGTTCACGCCACCGACGCGACCAACGCGAGCCGCACGCTGCTGTTCAACATCCACACGATGCAGTGGGACGACGAACTGCTCCGCTACTTCGGTGTCCCTCGCGCCGCGTTGCCGGACGTGAAGCCGAGCGTGGCCGAGTACGGCATCACAAAGGGGCTGGACTTCCTCCCCGACGGCGTACCGATCCGCGGTGTCGCGGGCGATCAACAGGCCGCGCTCTTCGGGCAGGGCTGCTTCACCCCCGGCGAGGCGAAGTGTACCTACGGTACGGGGGCGTTCTACCTGCTCCACACGGGCGAAACCGCGGTGCAATCGAAGCACAAGTTGCTTACCACCGTGGCCGCGATGACCGACGCACGTCCCAAGTACGCCCTTGAGGGCGCCGTGTTCATTGCGGGGGCCGCGGTGCAGTGGCTCCGCGACGGACTTCACCTGTTCAAGTCGTCGGCGGAAGTGGAACAACTCGCGAAGGAATCGAACCCCGCGGAACCGGTGCTGTTCGTGCCGGGGTTCGTGGGCCTGGGGGCGCCGCACTGGGTTCCTGAAGCACGCGGGGTGATCTTCGGGCTGACACGGGCGACGACCGCGGCGGATTTGGGGCGCGCGGCGCTGGAGGGCGTCGCGTTTCAGGTCGCGGATTTGATCGACGCGGCAGAGAAGGGGACCGGAGAAGGCGGGCTCCTGCGTGTGGACGGCGGGATGGCGCGCAACGACTGGTTCTTACAGTTCCAGGCCGATGCGCTCGGTCGCCCGGTCGCTCGGGCGGCCCAGAGCGAGTCGACGGCTCTTGGGGCCGCGTTCCTTGCGGCCATCGGAGCCGGGCACGCCGACGAGTCCTCGCTCGGCGCGCTGGTGTCGGCCGCGACCCGGTTCGAGCCGAA